From the genome of Clavelina lepadiformis chromosome 2, kaClaLepa1.1, whole genome shotgun sequence:
AGCTAACATTCAGTTCAAGAGAGGGCAAACGAAATTTACAAAGGTAGCAAATAAAACCTGGCTGTTTTAAAACTGACTTTCAGCCAGCTCGTCTTGTGACAGCTGTCCAAAACACTCCAGAGAAACGATTGAACTTTAGAAAGATCCAGTTATAAACGAGTCCGCATCGAATTTACTTTCACCTTACTCGACCGATCGGGTGAAATCTGACTGACTAATGCAATGAAAgaatttgtttcaatgtttaGCGATGAAACATTCTTGGGCAATGTAACTTTGCTTGTCAACTGTTCTAAAACAGGTAATAGGTtatctttttcttcttctgcATCTGATGACTGCACACCTTCAAGAGATTCTGTCACAACATCGGCCGCTGAAATTAAACTCAGCCATGCACCAGAGGAAATCTGAAATTTAAGATGTCTGTGATACAAAACCACAAAGACCacgtcaaaattttttgatgttatttttgtttgctgtTAAGGCGTGCTGTAAGCATACACTTTATTAAGTTAGTTAAACACAAATTCCATGATATTTTACTgtgtattttcaaaaatttcttccTGTCAAAAAGGATGTATTGGACATACAGTAATGCGTCCGTTGGATATAAAGATAACATAATAGTTTAGGATGAGTTACAAATCAAAGTAACAAAAgcaatatacattagataGACAATGCTTTTAATACAttaaatatatacataatgTCACTTGGATACCTCCTCTACTTTAGACTCGGCTATAGCAGTAACTGCATTGATCACCGATTTTGTTTCGTTTTCTGTTAAGTTTCCCTCTGACGTCACAAGCTCCAAATTTCTGGAAAAACTTTCTACAACTTCCTCTGTAATCAGTTCtacctaaaaatttaaatacgACATTTTCCAATATTAGAatgctaaaaaatttacagtattttgCAAAGAGCAGCAATATGCTTAACTTTACATATAATAACGATTGAATACTTTGGGATTAGGCCTACTAATGCTTTACTAGCATTCTCT
Proteins encoded in this window:
- the LOC143445747 gene encoding uncharacterized protein LOC143445747, translated to MESDLLWTTAPVETCDRQCGENARCVRSEAVEECVCEELHKGDPEISCRCRSPASALCLNSQLTDLIVVECNATVAAVLSFFPAEMVELITEEVVESFSRNLELVTSEGNLTENETKSVINAVTAIAESKVEEISSGAWLSLISAADVVTESLEGVQSSDAEEEKDNLLPVLEQLTSKVTLPKNVSSLNIETNSFIALVSQISPDRSSKVKVNSMRTRL